In the Periophthalmus magnuspinnatus isolate fPerMag1 chromosome 4, fPerMag1.2.pri, whole genome shotgun sequence genome, one interval contains:
- the cldn34a gene encoding claudin-34, translated as MHKDVADVFRDWISLCMSHPPLDIMLYIAHTAHWQFLALVLGFLSWIITLATLGLDEWRVWFVNNTTVINSGVAWVGIWRICFYSHVLSEIEYCQYLSITESFLPTEIKLGQVLMMLAVITGLTGNGIAAYGIRMAYFSVKNRSRIKIVFLLAGIIYLFTGFCTLLPIAWNLNSILNNRTIDFPPEYHFPATPVSQKVGSAIGVGFFASVLMLLSGLTFLCYRYAWQTLKTETPKDPLDPLYGPWTQTSLGSSSTQQPNGGNKDRDNPAFHLEEVSSDGKTF; from the coding sequence ATGCACAAAGATGTCGCAGATGTCTTCCGTGATTGGATTAGTCTGTGTATGAGTCATCCTCCTCTGGACATCATGTTGTACATCGCTCACACAGCCCACTGGCAGTTCTTGGCTCTGGTTTTGGGGTTCCTCTCTTGGATCATCACTTTGGCCACTCTCGGGCTGGATGAATGGAGAGTGTGGTTTGTCAACAACACGACAGTCATCAACTCCGGAGTGGCCTGGGTCGGGATTTGGAGAATATGTTTCTACAGCCATGTACTGTCTGAAATTGAATATTGCCAGTACCTTAGTATCACAGAATCATTTTTACCCACAGAGATCAAACTAGGGCAAGTGCTAATGATGCTGGCTGTGATTACTGGATTAACTGGGAATGGGATTGCTGCTTATGGAATAAGAATGGCATACTTTTCTGTCAAAAATCGTAGCAGAATTAAGATTGTCTTTCTCCTAGCTGggattatatatttgtttactgGTTTTTGCACATTGCTGCCAATAGCTTGGAACTTGAACTCTATCCTCAACAATCGCACAATAGACTTTCCACCAGAGTACCACTTTCCTGCCACTCCAGTCAGTCAGAAAGTGGGGAGTGCCATTGGAGTGGGCTTTTTTGCCTCAGTGCTAATGCTTTTAAGTGGTCTGACTTTCTTGTGCTATCGCTATGCCTGGCAAACGCTAAAAACAGAGACCCCAAAAGACCCGCTGGACCCTCTGTATGGTCCCTGGACTCAAACAAGCCTCGGATCGAGCTCGACACAACAGCCCAATGGAGGAAACAAGGACAGAGATAATCCAGCTTTTCATTTGGAAGAAGTGTCAAGTGATGggaaaaccttttaa